A part of Myxococcus landrumus genomic DNA contains:
- a CDS encoding tetratricopeptide repeat protein: MPEQAKTEIDKELADLRREVVEARNLVIKSDNLLKNLHAEVKAVGKRHEDFQRRQWVSSAAAYVLFAVIVVGAAIMVTSARSSSATSERERLEKMAADLTGQMEKQRAETSAHQTAQRGAAEVYKMMTSLPGDERLKGIDALMKLDTSRLSSLERQALNDRASALRRESGDAAFARGKIAYTRNEMSQVVSEMERFLAMNPPQDQALDASFYLGIAYNQLRKHDKAVPLLARFVEGDRRAKTRDYAMLLLAQSYQEVGQNEKALETARDAAGAYLNSQYQSQFRGRIASVKRAMSGGTDAAGPGVAPAAPAAPAPADSTPQAASPAGQ; encoded by the coding sequence GCCAGAGCAGGCGAAGACCGAGATTGATAAGGAATTGGCGGATCTCCGCCGTGAAGTCGTCGAGGCTCGCAACCTCGTCATCAAGAGTGACAACCTGCTGAAGAACCTCCATGCGGAGGTGAAGGCGGTAGGGAAGCGGCACGAGGACTTCCAGCGGCGTCAGTGGGTGTCCTCCGCGGCGGCCTACGTGCTGTTCGCGGTCATCGTCGTGGGCGCGGCCATCATGGTCACCAGCGCCCGCAGCTCCAGCGCCACCAGCGAGCGGGAGCGGCTGGAGAAGATGGCCGCGGACCTGACGGGGCAGATGGAGAAGCAGCGGGCGGAGACGTCCGCGCACCAGACGGCCCAGCGCGGCGCGGCCGAGGTCTACAAGATGATGACCTCGCTGCCCGGCGACGAGCGGCTCAAGGGCATCGACGCGCTGATGAAGCTGGACACGTCCCGGCTGAGCTCGCTGGAGCGCCAGGCGCTCAATGACCGGGCCTCGGCGCTTCGCCGGGAGTCGGGTGACGCGGCGTTCGCGCGTGGCAAGATTGCCTACACGCGCAACGAGATGTCCCAGGTCGTCTCGGAGATGGAGCGCTTCCTGGCCATGAACCCGCCGCAGGACCAGGCGCTGGATGCCTCCTTCTATCTGGGCATCGCGTACAACCAGCTGCGCAAGCACGACAAGGCCGTGCCCCTGCTGGCCCGCTTCGTGGAAGGTGATCGCCGCGCCAAGACGCGCGACTACGCCATGCTGCTCCTGGCCCAGTCGTACCAGGAGGTGGGTCAGAACGAGAAGGCGCTGGAGACGGCGCGTGACGCGGCCGGTGCCTACCTCAACAGCCAGTACCAGTCGCAGTTCCGTGGCCGCATCGCCAGCGTGAAGCGGGCCATGAGCGGCGGGACGGACGCGGCGGGCCCTGGCGTGGCGCCCGCAGCCCCGGCGGCTCCGGCTCCGGCCGATTCCACCCCCCAGGCGGCGAGCCCCGCTGGTCAGTAG